In Ptychodera flava strain L36383 chromosome 17, AS_Pfla_20210202, whole genome shotgun sequence, one genomic interval encodes:
- the LOC139116088 gene encoding uncharacterized protein has protein sequence MVSGRLLVAVNCPEIEGIKILGEAKKHDFSLYGTSKLALNAKDGVNDDFLLVPVNGWFWIERGVGCNFKLNVFVLEGAKREKQIGEICGRMDVPCMGNGMLEITKNTTKIPIKIEYLGKGGEYNAHQYKMSVSTQLGKHGCKTATLITEDGRLNRFENMAWNLGNFGAKEAIKDV, from the coding sequence ATGGTGTCTGGTCGTCTCCTAGTTGCGGTCAATTGCCCGGAGATAGAAGGCATTAAGATCTTGGGTGAGGCCAAGAAGCACGACTTTAGTTTGTATGGCACTTCTAAACTCGCATTAAACGCTAAAGATGGGGTTAACGACGACTTCCTCCTAGTTCCGGTTAACGGCTGGTTCTGGATAGAACGCGGTGTAGGTTGTAACTTCAAGCTGAACGTGTTCGTGCTTGAGGGGGCGAAGCGTGAGAAGCAAATCGGGGAAATCTGCGGCAGGATGGACGTTCCATGCATGGGCAATGGTATGTTGGAAATAACCAAGAACACAACGAAGATTCCTATTAAGATTGAGTATTTGGGCAAAGGCGGCGAATACAATGCTCACCAGTACAAAATGTCAGTGAGCACCCAGCTCGGGAAACACGGCTGCAAGACGGCAACTCTCATCACGGAGGACGGGAGGCTCAACAGATTTGAGAATATGGCGTGGAATTTGGGCAACTTTGGTGCCAAGGAAGCCATCAAGgatgtttaa